The Gigantopelta aegis isolate Gae_Host chromosome 9, Gae_host_genome, whole genome shotgun sequence genomic sequence CGAAATATGGATATAAGAAGTGAAATTAAACTGAAAAATTTCCAACataaattatgaaaatgaaaacatCATACACTGAGGTAagttatgttatatttattttgtattaagcCAAAATGATGGTATGAAAATACTCATTCACCCTTAATATTCACCTTATCATGTACGTAGTATTTATAAAGTttgactgtttgttttgtttgtttcagagaCGAGCTACGTTGTTTCAAAACAGTGTTCGTCCGTTTATAAACTATTTTCTGCAGTCGGACAGACTAGTCAATGTCGACGTGTCATCAGGAGCGCTCGATCTGGTGTGGGAAAAAATATGCAGCATCTTCCTAGAACTTAATTTTAGAAATCGTTTCAATGTCAATTCTGtgataatattttcttttggtaagtatttaatacatgtaattcacCATTACAACAAATCTGTTACAATGTTATgttctaataataattaaaggaaaaataccccccccccccccccgatatatTTATAGAATAATCTACTTTGCTATAAATTTACAAATACACTGGTTTAGTTTAAACAAAATCCTTCGAACACTGGAGGAATAGTGTTCATTTAACATCTTGTCAATataagcacattgatttattaatcatcggttactggatgtcaaacatatggtcattttgacacaatcataaagaggaaacctgctacatttttccattagtagcacgggatcttttatatgcagcatcacacagacataccatggcctttgatatactagtcgtggtgcactgatttgaatgagaaatagctcattgggtccaccgacggggattgatcctagcccgactgtgcatcaggcatgcactttaccattgggcttcGTCCGCCCCatataaaatttacaaacaTAAAGTGTATTGTATGTCATGCTCTCCTTCACACACTCGTctggaaagttttaggagagTAGCAAACTGATCACCTTGAAGTAacatttttaatgcattttgtcTGAAATGTTTTGTGATCACTTGCCTAGCACCAATTCAAGACAGTGATCAACAGCTCACTTTGATTTTTGCTTACGAAAAACACCTTTACAGTAATGTTGCTAAATGCATATTATGTGTTTATACTTGCAGATGGAGAACATATGGATAGTATAGAATTAGGAAAATACAGCTTGCGTCATATAAACCTGAAAGACCACCTCCAAGATCCTGTAGATTCACAGGTAATGCACATACCATTGCTTATCTACACCCATTACACCCATAATTGGGGGCGTGACATACATGGTCTATTTTCGACTGTATCGGGGATACAATATCGAAATAGGAAGTCAAATATGACCCGCTGTTATTGCTTTAAAATAGCAGGGCAAAAGAAATATGaccatttaagaaaaaatatggcctgcttgAAATAAGACAGCTCGGGCTGGGTGGAGGGTTTGGAACagtgtgtggaaaattaggacATCTGTGATGTATTTTAAGAGTAATTATAGaattaaatataacagaatTATGGGCTCAGCCTCAgctaaatagaagatgagatgatcgtACATATATTTGTCTCTTGAAGAATGACTTGCGAGTTTTCGgtaattttagcaggtgaatttttattttacctcCTAGGTTTAAACAATGGACTGCTTTTTTGCTTTTTACAGGCTGCTATTTCGagctaaaagaaaaaaagtcataTCGAGTTAACTCCCTTGGATAGTGGCATAATTTTGCAATGATCTAGAATGATTTCATGGATGAATAACATTCAttctaatttttaaataaagttgcccgaaaccttagtggtataggagcatgttaaaagtctctctctctctctctctctctctctctctctctctctctctctctctctctctctctctctctctctctgtctctctctgtctctgtctctgtctcaaaTAAGGTTTGGAATGTTTAGCACAGATATTTTTTAACATGCTTTGCAGCGCTTACTTGAAAGTAAAAGTAGGAGTAATACTTTTTACtcattattgggaatacaaatatatatacaaaaaaatacatttcgacTGTATAACTCATAGATAACaattttgttataaagttaacctttatgttcaatgcaatttaaaaatgaaattgttcatttattttaattttgcaagATACAAACTTTGTAAAACGAATATAAAATGTCATGTGCTTGATATTATTCCTGTTTCAGGAAAACGTTTGCTCCACTCTGTGTGGTGTTATAGATGGCAGCGACCCAACGGTTGAAGTGTTTCTAGTCAATCTGGAGGGAACCTCaatcaacaaacaaatgaaatttgaagTAAGCAGTTGTGTCagaatttcttcttcttttttctgtgAATCCATGCCAATGCTAGGATATTTGGCACCCAGGATAAAGTGTTGGGAATAGAAACGATTTTGAGTTTTAACAGTTGATCAGTGATTTATTGcagtgacagaccctaggttttaaacattacaatgtATTTTCCACTGCATGTAGAgctatttttgataattaaaattggacattacttaagattttatggttgagaatatacagacaaaatgtttatggtcatcctggtgttttatggctacgaaatgcattttatataatttaaaaatacacatacctctgagaagtaatgattatggaaATGAACTCTAATCTATGACTTGACCATTTACTGTATATTTCAGCctgtttaatataaatatctCACATGAgttctctccctttctctctttccatgtctgtctatctgtttcgTTTCCTCTCTGTCTCAGTCTGTCTCACTTTCTCtgtctgtgtttctgtctgactgtctctgtgtttctgtctgtctcttcctCCCACTAATTTTCTCTCCTtttcttcattttctttctttatgtttATTGTCCATTAGCAATTTAccagtaataatatatattttttatcttggCAATATACAAAACATCATATTCTGTATTTGTAAAATGAACCCATAACTATATATGTGATCAGTATACTAAACATATTCCGTATTTGTAAAATGAATCCATAaccatatacaatgtatgtgatcaagataaataaatgttatataagcCAACATACCACACAAATGGTTCTAGGGcatttctctcccccccccccccccgggtatTTCCCCCCTGGTAAATTCCCCCCAGTCATTTCCCCCCTGGTACATATCCCCCTGGTACATATCCCCCCTGGTAAACTCTCCCCTTCAATACTTAAATTGACAGTTTTTTTCTTAGATCAACAGATTGTATTATCTACTAAAAGAACAATGTTTGAAGTAGTGATATGTTACTTGCTAATCCTCTTAATCCGATTAGCAAGTAAGGAACTACAGTAAAGAAACAATCAAGATGTTAGTTGTTAAATCAACCTAGGTAATTAGTGTGACTGTAGCTGTCCAGTACCCTGAATAACAaagtacaaacattaaaaatatcatttattgcAGACCATGGATAACTTGAAATCCACCAAGGGTAAAACTAAAATAGTCCATGAAGGATACATTTATGTAAAACAGAAGAATCTTGCAAATGGAGTCATTTCGTATGAATGCGAGTTACGCAAAAATGGAAAACACGCTAGTGGGCAGTGCAAGGCGAAAATTAAAGAAGGAGCAGTCCCAGACAGAAGTAGCCATGACACAGGCACTGGCCGGCGAAGATGGACCACCACAATGCCGCCAGTACAGGGATGTCACCAAACGACTAGAGAATCTCGTCAATGATTATGACAACAGATGTGTGTTGCTTTTCTTACGTGGAATTGCCCACAATCTGCAGATGTAATCCCACTGttcagttaaataaaatacaattttgatcACTAATAGTATTAGTAATTCTTTATAATAGGGGGAAATGACTGGGGGGGGAAATGACCTAGGGGGGGAAATACCAGGGGGGAAATGACTGGGGGGAAtgtaccgggggggggggggggggggtgaatgaCCGCGGGGGAAATGCCCTGGTATGCACACAAATGACATACATTTCTTTTTGTTGCAGGTCAAGAAGCATTCTGTACTGTTCGTTCAAGAGGACAACAGCTTCTTGCATGCTCAGGTGGCTCTCAACACCAAGAACAAAGACTCAGTTCACTTCAAAGCAGTGTCGTCAACGAGTAGCGAAGTTTGTCTCTTTCCCATGGAAACGGACACAGAACTATGCAAACAAATTGCCCTAATGATGGCCGAGTGTCGGAAAAACTCATGAGGATGCATGTACAACAATTGCTCGATGgttttcaatttcatttgttttatttttaatatttttaccaGTTTTAAACTGCGACATAGTTGAAACTATAATTCTTCAATAATACAATTAATCATGTTTTAAGTAGCCACCAAAGGttcattaaaagaaatggaCCTTGTTTGGCTGTAACTGCAGCTACAAAAGGTGGCCACTTTAAGATTAAAGCTCTGTACCGGCTCCCCGCCATGGAACCGTGGACTGGCGATGCCAGAACATGgatccatggtgggcgtgcctgaaccgttctggataggggcacgagaaaatagttccGATTCCGAttccggctcccacccagagcaagttttaaactactcagtaggtaggtgtaggacgactataccctcttctctctcactaaccactaacaactaaccctctgtcctagacagacaggtcagatagctgaggtatgtgcccaggacagcgtgcttggaccttaattggatataagcacaaaattaagttgaaatgaagaaaaaccttGTATTAACCAGCAACGTACCAAAGGTAAAAAGTAACTTCCATAACAGCTATGGCTTGACCGACAGGGTTGAGTGAAGAGAAAATTTTGCCGCATAAAAAAATTGCAGTAACCCACTGTTATTTTTTAACGAAATCGATCATTTGTAATTTAACTGAAATTATattgccaaattaaaaaaacaattggctaatggttttgttaaattttcaaCTGGCAACCAATGTGTGAATGGaatctaaaataaattttaaaagtgcTAGGCTGAGAAATAACTTTCACTTTATAACAGTTGAACATTGTTTTATGTCAAAGTGGAAAATAatgtactaatacatgtacatacatccATGATGTATGTATAGCTGATGTCATTAGTGTTTACATACCTCCATGAAGTGTGTATATACTTGTAGTTAATGTTATGTTCATATTGTTggtagatgaatgaatgttgaggACATTCCAGCTTCAAACATACAATCATGTAGTTAGGTAAATGAATTGAAGGAAaagaatatgtgtgtgtgtatgcacgtgcgtgcgtgcacatgtatgtgtatttgcaTGTGTATGCACAAGTGTAgacaccccagtacattgtatataataataggcTGGAGACAAAGATCTATATTTCAACGGTATACAGCAAATTCACAAACTGCAGActaacaatttttattattctaaaaccatctatatttaatattactaaCCCTCAAACCATCTGCAGATATCAGACAAAAAATCGAATATGCAACACCATGACCATAAATAGCTTGTGTCCTACTTCAGATATTGGTCCTATGTTAAGCAATATCAAAAGCAGACACCATCTAAAATAAGTAAGTTCATGTACTATTGAATAGTGTTAAAAGTGATGGTTGTCAATGGTGCATACAGAATAATAACCAttgacagtgtttctgccagaaagacatttttgggtatggacCGTATGGCACTACGGAATTGAATGTAACCAGTCTACAGGGGATATGGAAGgcttcccccagaaagaaaaagagttaagtttagggttaggattaaggaaaatcatacagtaatgatgagtaattaattttgtcaaagggttaacttgaaaaaaaaaaatctgcagaaatatttggatatggcgccatacccattttaccctctggtagaaaTCCTGATTGACCACATCATAGGATTTTGACATCGGAAATGAAGTAAGTTAAATAGCAACGTTACCAGTATATTGTTTGTTGGCACTATATTGGATTAATAGATTTGGGGACCGGCGACGTCCATTCGACGGACAGCAGACTTCCCGGAA encodes the following:
- the LOC121382324 gene encoding uncharacterized protein LOC121382324 isoform X1, with translation MEIKKQMSADPNGCYVVDMMPNLRFLVQSSELVKNPKEEMESFENEYPVSFAINFDNPPERLTKEHANSKNSQSGTQAVPGTKSDEADYGRTKRRATLFQNSVRPFINYFLQSDRLVNVDVSSGALDLVWEKICSIFLELNFRNRFNVNSVIIFSFDGEHMDSIELGKYSLRHINLKDHLQDPVDSQENVCSTLCGVIDGSDPTVEVFLVNLEGTSINKQMKFETMDNLKSTKGKTKIVHEGYIYVKQKNLANGVISYECELRKNGKHASGQCKAKIKEGAVPDRSSHDTGTGRRRWTTTMPPVQGCHQTTRESRQ
- the LOC121382324 gene encoding uncharacterized protein LOC121382324 isoform X2; this encodes MEIKKQMSADPNGCYVVDMMPNLRFLVQSSELVKNPKEEMESFENEYPVSFAINFDNPPERLTKEHANSKNSQSGTQAVPGTKSDEADYGRTKRRATLFQNSVRPFINYFLQSDRLVNVDVSSGALDLVWEKICSIFLELNFRNRFNVNSVIIFSFDGEHMDSIELGKYSLRHINLKDHLQDPVDSQENVCSTLCGVIDGSDPTVEVFLVNLEGTSINKQMKFEVKKHSVLFVQEDNSFLHAQVALNTKNKDSVHFKAVSSTSSEVCLFPMETDTELCKQIALMMAECRKNS